The following proteins are encoded in a genomic region of Heliangelus exortis chromosome 7, bHelExo1.hap1, whole genome shotgun sequence:
- the CCSER2 gene encoding serine-rich coiled-coil domain-containing protein 2 isoform X7, with protein sequence MEEKNQNQIRTSLVSRLPKYGMKTLGNVLQPVPNGTADSLAGNNGGQNFSKHNGTVRMSSFSFNWKKSNKYQLHDQNGRETNSKHNCNEKLIDSERCSQSQGALGNDVLRVGLNSTSIASKSAKHTSMFVSPTEELNPKSLPGLTGSAKFTKGTLSGRTSYSGFSASKSHLNGFYGNRPVVGLQRPRANSSTTRTSSGESLAQSTDSSKSSSCEKMVRSQSFSHSIQNSFLPTASLTRSHSFNKAVDLTRPYHSQNLAARTSQRSTLLSRNTRLLDVPNGNEPMKYGFTRPSSGTSSPCSKKSPLSNGSGSAPSFGYRLSRPSLLKPTRQQFAGNTVDDNKSTTPDTPILEKSDVSTNINRALEKNGIRERTESDEALHESMGKHGAKVMCMSDDGDEISISSLSSSEKNDLSEDFSDDFIDIEDPNRTIQIQPKESCLQESEHRSITSIKPFSSLKESGGSCCNADDWLDINVSAVDDNSESTKHTAESVISPEMNYRTGSSFELSPSDSSDGTYMWDEEGLEPIGSVHPCGSYESSEMNSIDILNNLDSCDLEDDDLMLDVDLPEDPPHDKEECENMSRYDRQDRNARQHQEGFWKRTPQQRWNTQDHYHLGHTDHYIHGKNDLNRGSDYLDSPVGRFESYGAPNFYQAPRQLVGLSENTVMLDEMTLRHMVQDCTAVKTQLLKLKRLLHQNDENVSLQDIPLSVPSSPEPREPEPTCKMDDLLNEIRQLKDELKKKDETINQLENQLATRCNCQKDSQKPTGAKCVYADKFTQTSWRRSSGGYSAPSFSPWQGSFQGIPRTVPPHRRQTSSTTAFQQPSQFHRSRQGKTNKNSTYRGPQ encoded by the exons atggaagaaaaaaatcaaaatcaaatcaGGACATCCTTGGTTTCCAGGCTACCGAAATATGGAATGAAAACTTTAGGAAATGTCTTGCAACCTGTGCCAAACGGGACAGCTGATAGTTTAGCAGGGAATAATGGTGGCCAAAATTTCAGCAAGCACAATGGCACTGTTCGCatgtcttccttttctttcaactggaaaaaatcaaataaataccAACTTCACGATCAAAATGGGAGAGAGACCAACTCTAAGCATAattgtaatgaaaaattaatcGATTCTGAACGGTGTTCTCAGTCTCAAGGAGCATTGGGCAATGATGTGCTCAGGGTGGGTTTGAACAGTACTTCAATTGCCTCAAAATCAGCAAAGCACACCAGTATGTTTGTGTCTCCTACTGAGGAATTAAACCCAAAGTCTTTGCCTGGACTCACTGGTTCAGCAAAATTCACCAAAGGTACCCTGTCAGGGAGAACCTCGTATTCTGGATTCAGTGCTTCAAAATCCCatttaaatggattttatgGAAATAGGCCGGTGGTAGGGTTGCAGAGACCTAGAGCTAATTCCAGTACCACAAGGACAAGTTCTGGAGAAAGCCTGGCACAATCTACAGACAGTAGCAAGTCTTCTTCCTGTGAAAAAATGGTAAGATCACAAAGTTTTTCACATTCCATTCAGAATTCTTTCCTTCCCACTGCATCTTTAACCAGATCACATTCTTTTAACAAAGCTGTGGATCTTACAAGGCCTTATCATAGCCAAAATCTAGCTGCCAGGACATCTCAGAGGTCAACTTTGTTGTCAAGAAATACACGTCTGTTGGATGTACCAAATGGAAATGAACCTATGAAGTATGGATTTACCAGGCCCTCCTCTGGTACTTCATCTCCTTGTTCAAAGAAGTCCCCACTGTCAAATGGATCTGGGTCAGCACCATCTTTTGGATACAGATTAAGTCGGCCTTCTCTGCTGAAGCCTACCAGGCAGCAGTTTGCTGGAAATACTGTGGATGACAACAAAAGTACAACTCCTGACACACCTATCCTGGAGAAATCTGATGTTTCAACAAATATAAATAGAGCACTTGAGAAAAATGGTATTAGAGAGAGAACAGAATCTGATGAGGCCCTGCATGAAAGTATGGGAAAACATGGGGCAAAAGTCATGTGTATGAGTGATGATGGAGATGAAATCTCTATATCTTCTTTGTcatcctctgaaaaaaatgactTGAGTGAAGACTTCAGTGATGATTTCATAGATATAGAAGACCCAAACAGAACTATTCAAATACAGCCAAAggagagctgcctgcaggagtCAGAGCACAGGAGCATAACATCTATCAAGCCATTCAGTTCTCTCAAGGAAAGTGGAGGATCTTGCTGTAATGCTGATGACTGGCTTGATATAAATGTGTCTG CAGTGGATGACAACAGTGAAAGCACAAAGCATACTGCTGAGAGTGTGATTTCTCCAGAGATGAATTACAGAACTGGTTCCTCTTTTGAGCTTTCTCCATCTGACAGCTCTGATGGCACATACATGTGGGATGAAGAAGGATTGGAACCTATTGGAAGTGTCCATCCTTGTGGAAGTTATGAATCTTCAGAAATGAACAGCATA GATATCTTGAATAACCTTGATTCGTGTGATCTTGAAGATGATGATCTCATGCTTGATGTGGACCTTCCTGAAGACCCACCTCATGACAAGG AGGAATGTGAAAATATGAGCCGTTATGATAGACAAGACAGAAATGCTAGGCAACACCAGGAAGGATTCTGGAAAAGAACACCACAACAACGGTGGAATACACAGGATCACTATCATCTCGGGCACACTGATCATTATATCCATGGTAAAAATGATTTGAACAG gggatCAGACTACCTAGATTCTCCCGTTGGTCGCTTTGAAAGTTATGGAGCACCAAATTTTTACCAGGCTCCTAGACAGCTGGTGGGCTTGTCAGAGAACACTGTGATGCTTGATGAAATGACACTTCGGCACATGGTCCAAGACTGTACAGCTGTAAAAACTCAGTTGTTGAAACTGAAGAGATTATTGCACCAG AATGATGAAAATGTGTCACTCCAGGACATCCCACTCTCAGTTCCATCAAGTCCAGAACCACGAGAACCTGAGCCAACTTGCAAG ATGGACGACCTGCTGAATGAGATCAGGCAGCTTAAAgatgaactgaagaaaaaggatgaaACAATCAACCAATTAGAGAATCAACTT GCCACTAGATGTAACTGCCAGAAAGACAGTCAAAAACCTACAGGTGCAAAGTGCGTGTATGCTGATAAATTTACACAAACCTCCTGGAGGAGGAGTTCT GGTGGGTATtctgctccctccttctctccctggCAGGGCTCATTCCAGGGCATCCCTCGGACTGTTCCACCGCACCGCAGACAGA CCTCAAGTACTACAGCCTTCCAGCAGCCTTCCCAATTCCACAGAAGTCGCCAAGggaaaactaataaaaattcCACATATCGAGGCCCACAGTGA
- the CCSER2 gene encoding serine-rich coiled-coil domain-containing protein 2 isoform X5 has protein sequence MEEKNQNQIRTSLVSRLPKYGMKTLGNVLQPVPNGTADSLAGNNGGQNFSKHNGTVRMSSFSFNWKKSNKYQLHDQNGRETNSKHNCNEKLIDSERCSQSQGALGNDVLRVGLNSTSIASKSAKHTSMFVSPTEELNPKSLPGLTGSAKFTKGTLSGRTSYSGFSASKSHLNGFYGNRPVVGLQRPRANSSTTRTSSGESLAQSTDSSKSSSCEKMVRSQSFSHSIQNSFLPTASLTRSHSFNKAVDLTRPYHSQNLAARTSQRSTLLSRNTRLLDVPNGNEPMKYGFTRPSSGTSSPCSKKSPLSNGSGSAPSFGYRLSRPSLLKPTRQQFAGNTVDDNKSTTPDTPILEKSDVSTNINRALEKNGIRERTESDEALHESMGKHGAKVMCMSDDGDEISISSLSSSEKNDLSEDFSDDFIDIEDPNRTIQIQPKESCLQESEHRSITSIKPFSSLKESGGSCCNADDWLDINVSAVDDNSESTKHTAESVISPEMNYRTGSSFELSPSDSSDGTYMWDEEGLEPIGSVHPCGSYESSEMNSIDILNNLDSCDLEDDDLMLDVDLPEDPPHDKEECENMSRYDRQDRNARQHQEGFWKRTPQQRWNTQDHYHLGHTDHYIHGKNDLNRGSDYLDSPVGRFESYGAPNFYQAPRQLVGLSENTVMLDEMTLRHMVQDCTAVKTQLLKLKRLLHQNDENVSLQDIPLSVPSSPEPREPEPTCKMDDLLNEIRQLKDELKKKDETINQLENQLATRCNCQKDSQKPTGAKCVYADKFTQTSWRRSSGGYSAPSFSPWQGSFQGIPRTVPPHRRQRVEKLVHYFCDKACLKYYSLPAAFPIPQKSPREN, from the exons atggaagaaaaaaatcaaaatcaaatcaGGACATCCTTGGTTTCCAGGCTACCGAAATATGGAATGAAAACTTTAGGAAATGTCTTGCAACCTGTGCCAAACGGGACAGCTGATAGTTTAGCAGGGAATAATGGTGGCCAAAATTTCAGCAAGCACAATGGCACTGTTCGCatgtcttccttttctttcaactggaaaaaatcaaataaataccAACTTCACGATCAAAATGGGAGAGAGACCAACTCTAAGCATAattgtaatgaaaaattaatcGATTCTGAACGGTGTTCTCAGTCTCAAGGAGCATTGGGCAATGATGTGCTCAGGGTGGGTTTGAACAGTACTTCAATTGCCTCAAAATCAGCAAAGCACACCAGTATGTTTGTGTCTCCTACTGAGGAATTAAACCCAAAGTCTTTGCCTGGACTCACTGGTTCAGCAAAATTCACCAAAGGTACCCTGTCAGGGAGAACCTCGTATTCTGGATTCAGTGCTTCAAAATCCCatttaaatggattttatgGAAATAGGCCGGTGGTAGGGTTGCAGAGACCTAGAGCTAATTCCAGTACCACAAGGACAAGTTCTGGAGAAAGCCTGGCACAATCTACAGACAGTAGCAAGTCTTCTTCCTGTGAAAAAATGGTAAGATCACAAAGTTTTTCACATTCCATTCAGAATTCTTTCCTTCCCACTGCATCTTTAACCAGATCACATTCTTTTAACAAAGCTGTGGATCTTACAAGGCCTTATCATAGCCAAAATCTAGCTGCCAGGACATCTCAGAGGTCAACTTTGTTGTCAAGAAATACACGTCTGTTGGATGTACCAAATGGAAATGAACCTATGAAGTATGGATTTACCAGGCCCTCCTCTGGTACTTCATCTCCTTGTTCAAAGAAGTCCCCACTGTCAAATGGATCTGGGTCAGCACCATCTTTTGGATACAGATTAAGTCGGCCTTCTCTGCTGAAGCCTACCAGGCAGCAGTTTGCTGGAAATACTGTGGATGACAACAAAAGTACAACTCCTGACACACCTATCCTGGAGAAATCTGATGTTTCAACAAATATAAATAGAGCACTTGAGAAAAATGGTATTAGAGAGAGAACAGAATCTGATGAGGCCCTGCATGAAAGTATGGGAAAACATGGGGCAAAAGTCATGTGTATGAGTGATGATGGAGATGAAATCTCTATATCTTCTTTGTcatcctctgaaaaaaatgactTGAGTGAAGACTTCAGTGATGATTTCATAGATATAGAAGACCCAAACAGAACTATTCAAATACAGCCAAAggagagctgcctgcaggagtCAGAGCACAGGAGCATAACATCTATCAAGCCATTCAGTTCTCTCAAGGAAAGTGGAGGATCTTGCTGTAATGCTGATGACTGGCTTGATATAAATGTGTCTG CAGTGGATGACAACAGTGAAAGCACAAAGCATACTGCTGAGAGTGTGATTTCTCCAGAGATGAATTACAGAACTGGTTCCTCTTTTGAGCTTTCTCCATCTGACAGCTCTGATGGCACATACATGTGGGATGAAGAAGGATTGGAACCTATTGGAAGTGTCCATCCTTGTGGAAGTTATGAATCTTCAGAAATGAACAGCATA GATATCTTGAATAACCTTGATTCGTGTGATCTTGAAGATGATGATCTCATGCTTGATGTGGACCTTCCTGAAGACCCACCTCATGACAAGG AGGAATGTGAAAATATGAGCCGTTATGATAGACAAGACAGAAATGCTAGGCAACACCAGGAAGGATTCTGGAAAAGAACACCACAACAACGGTGGAATACACAGGATCACTATCATCTCGGGCACACTGATCATTATATCCATGGTAAAAATGATTTGAACAG gggatCAGACTACCTAGATTCTCCCGTTGGTCGCTTTGAAAGTTATGGAGCACCAAATTTTTACCAGGCTCCTAGACAGCTGGTGGGCTTGTCAGAGAACACTGTGATGCTTGATGAAATGACACTTCGGCACATGGTCCAAGACTGTACAGCTGTAAAAACTCAGTTGTTGAAACTGAAGAGATTATTGCACCAG AATGATGAAAATGTGTCACTCCAGGACATCCCACTCTCAGTTCCATCAAGTCCAGAACCACGAGAACCTGAGCCAACTTGCAAG ATGGACGACCTGCTGAATGAGATCAGGCAGCTTAAAgatgaactgaagaaaaaggatgaaACAATCAACCAATTAGAGAATCAACTT GCCACTAGATGTAACTGCCAGAAAGACAGTCAAAAACCTACAGGTGCAAAGTGCGTGTATGCTGATAAATTTACACAAACCTCCTGGAGGAGGAGTTCT GGTGGGTATtctgctccctccttctctccctggCAGGGCTCATTCCAGGGCATCCCTCGGACTGTTCCACCGCACCGCAGACAGA GAGTTGAGAAGTTAGTCCATTACTTCTGTGATAAAGCGTG CCTCAAGTACTACAGCCTTCCAGCAGCCTTCCCAATTCCACAGAAGTCGCCAAGggaaaactaa
- the CCSER2 gene encoding serine-rich coiled-coil domain-containing protein 2 isoform X1: MEEKNQNQIRTSLVSRLPKYGMKTLGNVLQPVPNGTADSLAGNNGGQNFSKHNGTVRMSSFSFNWKKSNKYQLHDQNGRETNSKHNCNEKLIDSERCSQSQGALGNDVLRVGLNSTSIASKSAKHTSMFVSPTEELNPKSLPGLTGSAKFTKGTLSGRTSYSGFSASKSHLNGFYGNRPVVGLQRPRANSSTTRTSSGESLAQSTDSSKSSSCEKMVRSQSFSHSIQNSFLPTASLTRSHSFNKAVDLTRPYHSQNLAARTSQRSTLLSRNTRLLDVPNGNEPMKYGFTRPSSGTSSPCSKKSPLSNGSGSAPSFGYRLSRPSLLKPTRQQFAGNTVDDNKSTTPDTPILEKSDVSTNINRALEKNGIRERTESDEALHESMGKHGAKVMCMSDDGDEISISSLSSSEKNDLSEDFSDDFIDIEDPNRTIQIQPKESCLQESEHRSITSIKPFSSLKESGGSCCNADDWLDINVSAVDDNSESTKHTAESVISPEMNYRTGSSFELSPSDSSDGTYMWDEEGLEPIGSVHPCGSYESSEMNSIDILNNLDSCDLEDDDLMLDVDLPEDPPHDKEECENMSRYDRQDRNARQHQEGFWKRTPQQRWNTQDHYHLGHTDHYIHGKNDLNRGSDYLDSPVGRFESYGAPNFYQAPRQLVGLSENTVMLDEMTLRHMVQDCTAVKTQLLKLKRLLHQNDENVSLQDIPLSVPSSPEPREPEPTCKMDDLLNEIRQLKDELKKKDETINQLENQLATRCNCQKDSQKPTGAKCVYADKFTQTSWRRSSPQVLQPSSSLPNSTEVAKGKLIKIPHIEAHSEYSKHGLHANSNQQTHNAANVSLINSLNEVNSLMSIQLSIKNEDASYLENMKNKNTEDPGEVARKKEGMPQSRSSFQTSTRADAREVQTEFAVKGEPSFTNQASRPKTSRIAKPPNALVPPTMAVLARSANHSAASKECELLPSSSLTQLQSAPGQGNLKGKQSQKVSKLRPPTISFFKSKQMNGQKSTPVSAEPQNTCLKTNIPKPPVQRKESVQAQNSSLHSGDGLPCNRHSRLPKPKTH, translated from the exons atggaagaaaaaaatcaaaatcaaatcaGGACATCCTTGGTTTCCAGGCTACCGAAATATGGAATGAAAACTTTAGGAAATGTCTTGCAACCTGTGCCAAACGGGACAGCTGATAGTTTAGCAGGGAATAATGGTGGCCAAAATTTCAGCAAGCACAATGGCACTGTTCGCatgtcttccttttctttcaactggaaaaaatcaaataaataccAACTTCACGATCAAAATGGGAGAGAGACCAACTCTAAGCATAattgtaatgaaaaattaatcGATTCTGAACGGTGTTCTCAGTCTCAAGGAGCATTGGGCAATGATGTGCTCAGGGTGGGTTTGAACAGTACTTCAATTGCCTCAAAATCAGCAAAGCACACCAGTATGTTTGTGTCTCCTACTGAGGAATTAAACCCAAAGTCTTTGCCTGGACTCACTGGTTCAGCAAAATTCACCAAAGGTACCCTGTCAGGGAGAACCTCGTATTCTGGATTCAGTGCTTCAAAATCCCatttaaatggattttatgGAAATAGGCCGGTGGTAGGGTTGCAGAGACCTAGAGCTAATTCCAGTACCACAAGGACAAGTTCTGGAGAAAGCCTGGCACAATCTACAGACAGTAGCAAGTCTTCTTCCTGTGAAAAAATGGTAAGATCACAAAGTTTTTCACATTCCATTCAGAATTCTTTCCTTCCCACTGCATCTTTAACCAGATCACATTCTTTTAACAAAGCTGTGGATCTTACAAGGCCTTATCATAGCCAAAATCTAGCTGCCAGGACATCTCAGAGGTCAACTTTGTTGTCAAGAAATACACGTCTGTTGGATGTACCAAATGGAAATGAACCTATGAAGTATGGATTTACCAGGCCCTCCTCTGGTACTTCATCTCCTTGTTCAAAGAAGTCCCCACTGTCAAATGGATCTGGGTCAGCACCATCTTTTGGATACAGATTAAGTCGGCCTTCTCTGCTGAAGCCTACCAGGCAGCAGTTTGCTGGAAATACTGTGGATGACAACAAAAGTACAACTCCTGACACACCTATCCTGGAGAAATCTGATGTTTCAACAAATATAAATAGAGCACTTGAGAAAAATGGTATTAGAGAGAGAACAGAATCTGATGAGGCCCTGCATGAAAGTATGGGAAAACATGGGGCAAAAGTCATGTGTATGAGTGATGATGGAGATGAAATCTCTATATCTTCTTTGTcatcctctgaaaaaaatgactTGAGTGAAGACTTCAGTGATGATTTCATAGATATAGAAGACCCAAACAGAACTATTCAAATACAGCCAAAggagagctgcctgcaggagtCAGAGCACAGGAGCATAACATCTATCAAGCCATTCAGTTCTCTCAAGGAAAGTGGAGGATCTTGCTGTAATGCTGATGACTGGCTTGATATAAATGTGTCTG CAGTGGATGACAACAGTGAAAGCACAAAGCATACTGCTGAGAGTGTGATTTCTCCAGAGATGAATTACAGAACTGGTTCCTCTTTTGAGCTTTCTCCATCTGACAGCTCTGATGGCACATACATGTGGGATGAAGAAGGATTGGAACCTATTGGAAGTGTCCATCCTTGTGGAAGTTATGAATCTTCAGAAATGAACAGCATA GATATCTTGAATAACCTTGATTCGTGTGATCTTGAAGATGATGATCTCATGCTTGATGTGGACCTTCCTGAAGACCCACCTCATGACAAGG AGGAATGTGAAAATATGAGCCGTTATGATAGACAAGACAGAAATGCTAGGCAACACCAGGAAGGATTCTGGAAAAGAACACCACAACAACGGTGGAATACACAGGATCACTATCATCTCGGGCACACTGATCATTATATCCATGGTAAAAATGATTTGAACAG gggatCAGACTACCTAGATTCTCCCGTTGGTCGCTTTGAAAGTTATGGAGCACCAAATTTTTACCAGGCTCCTAGACAGCTGGTGGGCTTGTCAGAGAACACTGTGATGCTTGATGAAATGACACTTCGGCACATGGTCCAAGACTGTACAGCTGTAAAAACTCAGTTGTTGAAACTGAAGAGATTATTGCACCAG AATGATGAAAATGTGTCACTCCAGGACATCCCACTCTCAGTTCCATCAAGTCCAGAACCACGAGAACCTGAGCCAACTTGCAAG ATGGACGACCTGCTGAATGAGATCAGGCAGCTTAAAgatgaactgaagaaaaaggatgaaACAATCAACCAATTAGAGAATCAACTT GCCACTAGATGTAACTGCCAGAAAGACAGTCAAAAACCTACAGGTGCAAAGTGCGTGTATGCTGATAAATTTACACAAACCTCCTGGAGGAGGAGTTCT CCTCAAGTACTACAGCCTTCCAGCAGCCTTCCCAATTCCACAGAAGTCGCCAAGggaaaactaataaaaattcCACATATCGAGGCCCACAGTGAATATTCTAAACATGGTCTGCATGCAAATAGCAATCAACAGACTCATAATGCTGCAAATGTCTCTCTCATAAATAGCCTGAATGAAGTGAACTCTTTAATGAGCATACAGCTAAGCATAAAAAATGAAGATGCATCATAtttggaaaatatgaaaaacaaaaatactgaagaCCCTGGAGAGGTGGCTAGGAAGAAAGAAGGGATGCCACAATCTCGTTCCTCTTTTCAGACCTCTACAAGAGCTGATGCTAGAGAGGTGCAGACTGAATTTGCTGTGAAAGGTGAACCCTCTTTCACAAACCAGGCTTCTCGGCCAAAGACTTCAAGAATAGCAAAGCCCCCAAATGCTTTAGTGCCTCCTACCATGGCCGTGCTCGCACGATCTGCAAACCATTCCGCTGCTTCCAAGGAATGTGAGCTTCTACCA
- the CCSER2 gene encoding serine-rich coiled-coil domain-containing protein 2 isoform X9, with product MEEKNQNQIRTSLVSRLPKYGMKTLGNVLQPVPNGTADSLAGNNGGQNFSKHNGTVRMSSFSFNWKKSNKYQLHDQNGRETNSKHNCNEKLIDSERCSQSQGALGNDVLRVGLNSTSIASKSAKHTSMFVSPTEELNPKSLPGLTGSAKFTKGTLSGRTSYSGFSASKSHLNGFYGNRPVVGLQRPRANSSTTRTSSGESLAQSTDSSKSSSCEKMVRSQSFSHSIQNSFLPTASLTRSHSFNKAVDLTRPYHSQNLAARTSQRSTLLSRNTRLLDVPNGNEPMKYGFTRPSSGTSSPCSKKSPLSNGSGSAPSFGYRLSRPSLLKPTRQQFAGNTVDDNKSTTPDTPILEKSDVSTNINRALEKNGIRERTESDEALHESMGKHGAKVMCMSDDGDEISISSLSSSEKNDLSEDFSDDFIDIEDPNRTIQIQPKESCLQESEHRSITSIKPFSSLKESGGSCCNADDWLDINVSAVDDNSESTKHTAESVISPEMNYRTGSSFELSPSDSSDGTYMWDEEGLEPIGSVHPCGSYESSEMNSIDILNNLDSCDLEDDDLMLDVDLPEDPPHDKEECENMSRYDRQDRNARQHQEGFWKRTPQQRWNTQDHYHLGHTDHYIHGKNDLNRGSDYLDSPVGRFESYGAPNFYQAPRQLVGLSENTVMLDEMTLRHMVQDCTAVKTQLLKLKRLLHQNDENVSLQDIPLSVPSSPEPREPEPTCKMDDLLNEIRQLKDELKKKDETINQLENQLGGYSAPSFSPWQGSFQGIPRTVPPHRRQRVEKLVHYFCDKACLKYYSLPAAFPIPQKSPREN from the exons atggaagaaaaaaatcaaaatcaaatcaGGACATCCTTGGTTTCCAGGCTACCGAAATATGGAATGAAAACTTTAGGAAATGTCTTGCAACCTGTGCCAAACGGGACAGCTGATAGTTTAGCAGGGAATAATGGTGGCCAAAATTTCAGCAAGCACAATGGCACTGTTCGCatgtcttccttttctttcaactggaaaaaatcaaataaataccAACTTCACGATCAAAATGGGAGAGAGACCAACTCTAAGCATAattgtaatgaaaaattaatcGATTCTGAACGGTGTTCTCAGTCTCAAGGAGCATTGGGCAATGATGTGCTCAGGGTGGGTTTGAACAGTACTTCAATTGCCTCAAAATCAGCAAAGCACACCAGTATGTTTGTGTCTCCTACTGAGGAATTAAACCCAAAGTCTTTGCCTGGACTCACTGGTTCAGCAAAATTCACCAAAGGTACCCTGTCAGGGAGAACCTCGTATTCTGGATTCAGTGCTTCAAAATCCCatttaaatggattttatgGAAATAGGCCGGTGGTAGGGTTGCAGAGACCTAGAGCTAATTCCAGTACCACAAGGACAAGTTCTGGAGAAAGCCTGGCACAATCTACAGACAGTAGCAAGTCTTCTTCCTGTGAAAAAATGGTAAGATCACAAAGTTTTTCACATTCCATTCAGAATTCTTTCCTTCCCACTGCATCTTTAACCAGATCACATTCTTTTAACAAAGCTGTGGATCTTACAAGGCCTTATCATAGCCAAAATCTAGCTGCCAGGACATCTCAGAGGTCAACTTTGTTGTCAAGAAATACACGTCTGTTGGATGTACCAAATGGAAATGAACCTATGAAGTATGGATTTACCAGGCCCTCCTCTGGTACTTCATCTCCTTGTTCAAAGAAGTCCCCACTGTCAAATGGATCTGGGTCAGCACCATCTTTTGGATACAGATTAAGTCGGCCTTCTCTGCTGAAGCCTACCAGGCAGCAGTTTGCTGGAAATACTGTGGATGACAACAAAAGTACAACTCCTGACACACCTATCCTGGAGAAATCTGATGTTTCAACAAATATAAATAGAGCACTTGAGAAAAATGGTATTAGAGAGAGAACAGAATCTGATGAGGCCCTGCATGAAAGTATGGGAAAACATGGGGCAAAAGTCATGTGTATGAGTGATGATGGAGATGAAATCTCTATATCTTCTTTGTcatcctctgaaaaaaatgactTGAGTGAAGACTTCAGTGATGATTTCATAGATATAGAAGACCCAAACAGAACTATTCAAATACAGCCAAAggagagctgcctgcaggagtCAGAGCACAGGAGCATAACATCTATCAAGCCATTCAGTTCTCTCAAGGAAAGTGGAGGATCTTGCTGTAATGCTGATGACTGGCTTGATATAAATGTGTCTG CAGTGGATGACAACAGTGAAAGCACAAAGCATACTGCTGAGAGTGTGATTTCTCCAGAGATGAATTACAGAACTGGTTCCTCTTTTGAGCTTTCTCCATCTGACAGCTCTGATGGCACATACATGTGGGATGAAGAAGGATTGGAACCTATTGGAAGTGTCCATCCTTGTGGAAGTTATGAATCTTCAGAAATGAACAGCATA GATATCTTGAATAACCTTGATTCGTGTGATCTTGAAGATGATGATCTCATGCTTGATGTGGACCTTCCTGAAGACCCACCTCATGACAAGG AGGAATGTGAAAATATGAGCCGTTATGATAGACAAGACAGAAATGCTAGGCAACACCAGGAAGGATTCTGGAAAAGAACACCACAACAACGGTGGAATACACAGGATCACTATCATCTCGGGCACACTGATCATTATATCCATGGTAAAAATGATTTGAACAG gggatCAGACTACCTAGATTCTCCCGTTGGTCGCTTTGAAAGTTATGGAGCACCAAATTTTTACCAGGCTCCTAGACAGCTGGTGGGCTTGTCAGAGAACACTGTGATGCTTGATGAAATGACACTTCGGCACATGGTCCAAGACTGTACAGCTGTAAAAACTCAGTTGTTGAAACTGAAGAGATTATTGCACCAG AATGATGAAAATGTGTCACTCCAGGACATCCCACTCTCAGTTCCATCAAGTCCAGAACCACGAGAACCTGAGCCAACTTGCAAG ATGGACGACCTGCTGAATGAGATCAGGCAGCTTAAAgatgaactgaagaaaaaggatgaaACAATCAACCAATTAGAGAATCAACTT GGTGGGTATtctgctccctccttctctccctggCAGGGCTCATTCCAGGGCATCCCTCGGACTGTTCCACCGCACCGCAGACAGA GAGTTGAGAAGTTAGTCCATTACTTCTGTGATAAAGCGTG CCTCAAGTACTACAGCCTTCCAGCAGCCTTCCCAATTCCACAGAAGTCGCCAAGggaaaactaa